A stretch of the Chloroflexota bacterium genome encodes the following:
- a CDS encoding MFS transporter, translated as MANNTHDTTTILPTNYRWNAVALMGDWISFGLAMTFVSASTVLPTLVDRLSGSPIAVGLVSTLASGGWLLPQLFAAGHVSRLPCKKPAIIVPSLFGRPMFILGALALFWLAESRPALVAAIILAGFGIFNVCDGIASVAWFDLFSRAIPPTRRGRFIGITQVVSALLTTGVGGLVGYILGDGSPLAYPANYASLFLAAAGFLALSLLFCANIRETPCPVDDAALTLRDYARELGAIWRGDANFRTISAIRLLLGLTSLSSPFYAVYAINQKGVPTGTIGLFLSAQIVGGFLYSILGGYLLERFGGRLTTRVEAFIALFAPALATIAGVFLPGHSPWFAGVYLLLFASLGALNSSFMLGHMNYLLEISPESKRPIYVGLSNTLTSVIIAFPLLGGALASAVSYEPLFALTALGLLPALWLTARLVEPRKLAQSA; from the coding sequence ATGGCGAACAACACACACGACACGACGACAATCTTGCCCACAAACTACCGATGGAACGCCGTCGCCTTGATGGGCGACTGGATCAGTTTCGGCCTGGCCATGACGTTCGTCAGCGCCAGCACGGTTCTCCCCACGCTGGTGGACCGCCTGTCCGGGTCGCCCATCGCCGTGGGCCTGGTCAGCACGCTGGCCTCGGGCGGGTGGCTGCTGCCGCAGTTATTCGCCGCGGGCCACGTCAGCCGCCTGCCGTGCAAGAAGCCGGCGATCATCGTCCCGTCCCTCTTCGGGCGGCCTATGTTCATCCTCGGCGCGCTGGCCCTGTTCTGGCTCGCCGAGTCGCGGCCCGCGCTGGTGGCGGCCATCATCCTCGCGGGGTTCGGCATCTTCAACGTGTGCGATGGCATCGCCAGCGTCGCGTGGTTTGACCTGTTCAGCAGAGCCATTCCCCCCACGCGCCGGGGGCGGTTCATCGGGATAACGCAGGTCGTGAGCGCCCTGTTGACCACGGGGGTGGGCGGCCTCGTCGGGTACATCCTGGGCGACGGCAGCCCGCTCGCCTATCCGGCCAATTATGCCTCGCTGTTTCTTGCGGCGGCGGGCTTTCTTGCCCTTTCGCTTCTGTTCTGCGCCAACATCCGCGAGACCCCCTGCCCGGTGGACGACGCCGCGCTGACTCTCCGAGACTACGCGCGCGAACTCGGCGCCATCTGGCGCGGCGACGCGAATTTTCGCACCATCTCCGCCATTCGGCTGCTGCTGGGGCTGACTTCGCTTTCATCGCCGTTCTACGCGGTGTACGCCATCAACCAGAAAGGGGTGCCCACAGGGACCATCGGGCTTTTCCTGTCGGCGCAGATCGTGGGCGGCTTCCTGTACTCCATCCTGGGCGGGTACCTTCTGGAGCGGTTCGGGGGGCGGCTGACCACCCGCGTGGAGGCGTTTATCGCCCTGTTCGCGCCGGCGCTGGCCACGATCGCGGGCGTGTTCCTGCCCGGCCATTCGCCGTGGTTCGCGGGTGTCTATCTCCTGCTGTTCGCCTCGCTCGGCGCGCTCAACAGTTCGTTCATGTTGGGCCACATGAACTACCTGCTGGAGATTTCGCCCGAAAGCAAGCGGCCCATCTACGTCGGGTTGAGCAACACCCTCACCAGCGTCATCATTGCTTTCCCGCTCCTCGGGGGCGCGCTGGCGAGCGCCGTGTCGTATGAGCCGCTGTTCGCCCTCACCGCACTGGGACTTCTGCCCGCGCTGTGGCTGACGGCGCGCCTGGTGGAGCCGCGCAAGTTGGCGCAATCCGCTTGA
- the arcC gene encoding carbamate kinase codes for MTKKVAVVAIGGNSLIKDKDHQSVPDQYQAAKETCYHIAGMIEQGWDVAIGHGNGPQVGFILRRSELARHELHEVPLDVCGADTQGAIGYMLQQNLQNEFLRRGMKKQAVTVVTQVVVDRNDPAFQNPTKPIGSFMTEEEAKRRRDLEGWHVVEDAGRGWRRVVASPLPKKVKEQDAVEELIQKGFVVITVGGGGIPVVENEKGELEGVAAVIDKDYASSLLARSIKADLFLISTAVEKVYLNYGKPNQKAIDRMTVAEAKQYMAEGHFAKGSMLPKIQAIIWFLEAGGKQAIITNPENIERALRGETGTLIVP; via the coding sequence ATGACGAAGAAAGTCGCGGTTGTTGCCATCGGCGGCAACTCGCTCATCAAGGACAAAGATCATCAGTCGGTTCCCGACCAGTACCAGGCGGCCAAGGAAACCTGCTACCACATCGCGGGCATGATTGAGCAGGGTTGGGACGTGGCCATCGGCCACGGCAACGGGCCGCAGGTGGGGTTCATCCTGCGCCGCAGCGAACTGGCGCGCCACGAACTGCACGAGGTGCCGCTGGACGTGTGCGGCGCCGACACCCAGGGCGCTATCGGCTACATGCTCCAGCAAAATCTACAGAATGAGTTCCTGCGCCGTGGTATGAAAAAGCAGGCCGTTACCGTGGTTACTCAGGTCGTCGTGGATCGCAACGACCCCGCCTTCCAGAACCCGACCAAGCCCATCGGCTCGTTCATGACGGAAGAGGAGGCCAAGCGCCGCCGAGACCTGGAGGGCTGGCATGTAGTGGAGGACGCCGGGCGCGGCTGGCGCAGGGTTGTCGCTTCGCCCCTGCCCAAGAAGGTCAAGGAGCAGGACGCGGTAGAGGAGTTGATCCAAAAGGGGTTTGTGGTGATCACTGTGGGCGGCGGCGGCATCCCCGTGGTGGAGAACGAGAAGGGCGAACTGGAAGGCGTGGCCGCCGTGATTGACAAGGACTACGCTTCGTCGCTGCTGGCCCGCAGTATCAAGGCCGACCTATTCCTCATCTCCACCGCTGTGGAGAAGGTGTACCTGAACTACGGCAAACCCAACCAGAAGGCCATAGACCGCATGACCGTCGCCGAGGCCAAGCAGTACATGGCCGAGGGGCACTTCGCCAAAGGCTCCATGCTCCCCAAGATTCAGGCCATCATCTGGTTCCTGGAGGCGGGCGGGAAGCAGGCCATCATCACCAACCCCGAGAACATTGAGCGCGCGCTGCGCGGCGAGACAGGCACGCTCATCGTCCCGTAA
- a CDS encoding ornithine carbamoyltransferase, with protein sequence MDLYGKDLITTQEWSEDELNAVLDLAAKMKRDRFNPRFTSLLQNKTFFMFFYNPSVRTRQSFECAATELGGHAQFLEPKAMRLKTATSAGETVEDAAKVMDRYAAGLGIRILEDKIGAYGEGDDLIREYAYWARMPVFSMAHDKYHPFQGLADIMGWAEWYGKGPGQGLDMSVLKGKKLLVTWGHGALARSWCSVQEALLIGSRYGMHVTLAHPEGYTLDPQVIEWTKANCRANGTAFEETTDVREGYVGAHVVYSRHWMSPEAYKDGEFLKQQEIERALKLTEWICDAEKMRLTDNAIFTHPMPIDRGHEVTDEVASGPRSCIYDVAENRLHVQKAVMALTMSGLL encoded by the coding sequence ATGGATCTCTATGGCAAGGACCTGATTACGACGCAGGAGTGGAGCGAAGACGAATTGAACGCCGTGCTGGACCTGGCGGCCAAGATGAAGCGCGACCGCTTCAACCCTCGGTTCACGAGCCTGCTGCAGAACAAGACGTTCTTCATGTTCTTCTACAACCCGTCGGTGCGCACGCGCCAGAGTTTTGAGTGCGCGGCCACCGAACTCGGCGGCCACGCCCAGTTCCTGGAGCCGAAGGCCATGCGCCTGAAGACGGCCACGAGCGCGGGCGAGACGGTGGAGGATGCCGCCAAGGTGATGGATCGCTACGCCGCTGGCCTGGGCATCCGCATCCTGGAGGACAAGATCGGCGCGTATGGCGAGGGCGACGACCTCATCCGCGAGTACGCCTACTGGGCCAGGATGCCGGTCTTCTCCATGGCGCACGACAAGTACCACCCGTTCCAGGGCCTGGCCGACATCATGGGCTGGGCCGAGTGGTACGGCAAGGGGCCTGGGCAGGGCCTGGACATGAGCGTGCTGAAGGGCAAGAAATTGCTCGTTACCTGGGGCCACGGGGCGCTGGCGCGCTCGTGGTGCTCGGTGCAGGAGGCGCTGCTCATCGGCTCGCGCTATGGCATGCACGTAACCCTGGCCCACCCCGAGGGGTATACGCTGGACCCCCAGGTCATTGAGTGGACGAAGGCCAACTGCCGCGCCAACGGCACCGCGTTTGAAGAGACCACCGACGTGCGCGAGGGGTATGTGGGCGCTCACGTGGTGTATTCGCGCCACTGGATGAGTCCCGAGGCGTACAAGGACGGCGAGTTCCTCAAGCAGCAGGAGATTGAGCGGGCGCTGAAACTCACCGAGTGGATTTGCGACGCCGAGAAGATGCGGCTGACCGACAACGCGATCTTCACCCACCCGATGCCCATAGACCGCGGCCACGAAGTTACCGACGAGGTCGCCAGCGGCCCGCGCTCCTGCATCTACGACGTGGCCGAGAATCGCCTGCACGTGCAAAAGGCCGTCATGGCCCTGACCATGTCCGGCCTTCTGTAG
- a CDS encoding ornithine carbamoyltransferase has protein sequence MKTETFRGKDFITLLDWTREEVETILDVALDLKRRYAMREPHDHLLRARTLFMIFYNQSLRTRNSFEAGMTQLGGHAHYLDPGKIYTPALPGKEVAYSTERVSDVARVLARMGDAIAIRCYGDPVDWVYGGANELIRNFAYWADIPVLNMEDDKYHPFQALADILTVKEKFGTFNGVNFVMSWAYSPSIHKPRAVPQSAIIAATMMGMNVTLAHPEGMELDPEVLAACETNARHNGGSFKISHDMREAFKGAHVVYPKAWCATPIFKPPVGQDDPKKTQQIFDSHKDWICDAEKMRLTDPESIYLHCLPCDRGYEVTDEVIDNTTRSKERPWLSAAYDEAENRLHVQKAVMSLVMA, from the coding sequence ATGAAAACCGAAACGTTCCGTGGCAAAGACTTCATTACCCTGCTGGATTGGACCCGCGAAGAGGTAGAGACCATCCTAGACGTGGCGCTGGACCTGAAGCGGCGCTACGCCATGCGCGAGCCTCACGACCATCTGCTGCGCGCCCGCACGTTGTTCATGATCTTCTACAACCAGAGCCTGCGCACCCGCAACTCGTTTGAGGCCGGCATGACGCAACTGGGCGGCCATGCCCACTACCTGGACCCGGGCAAAATCTACACCCCGGCGCTCCCCGGCAAAGAGGTGGCCTATTCCACCGAGCGCGTCTCGGACGTGGCCCGCGTGCTGGCGCGCATGGGCGACGCCATCGCCATCCGCTGCTACGGCGACCCCGTGGACTGGGTCTATGGCGGCGCCAACGAACTGATCCGCAATTTCGCCTACTGGGCCGACATCCCTGTGCTCAACATGGAGGACGACAAGTACCATCCCTTCCAGGCCCTCGCCGACATCCTCACCGTCAAGGAGAAGTTCGGCACATTCAATGGCGTCAACTTCGTCATGAGTTGGGCCTACTCGCCCAGCATCCACAAGCCTAGGGCCGTGCCCCAGAGCGCCATCATCGCCGCCACCATGATGGGCATGAACGTTACCCTGGCCCATCCCGAGGGCATGGAACTGGATCCCGAGGTGCTGGCGGCCTGCGAGACCAACGCGCGCCACAACGGCGGCTCGTTCAAGATCAGCCACGACATGCGCGAGGCGTTCAAGGGCGCGCACGTCGTCTATCCCAAGGCCTGGTGCGCTACGCCCATCTTCAAGCCCCCCGTCGGGCAGGACGACCCCAAGAAGACCCAGCAAATCTTTGACAGCCACAAGGACTGGATTTGCGACGCCGAGAAGATGCGCCTGACGGATCCCGAGAGCATCTACCTGCACTGCCTGCCCTGCGACCGCGGGTACGAGGTAACCGACGAAGTCATTGACAACACGACCCGCTCCAAGGAGCGCCCGTGGCTCTCGGCGGCCTACGACGAGGCGGAGAACCGCCTGCACGTCCAGAAGGCCGTCATGAGCCTGGTGATGGCCTAA
- a CDS encoding GntR family transcriptional regulator: MRLKYDSRPLYLQAEEALNRLIQDGTYRVGDRLPPEPELAQRLGISRATLREALRAFEDKGLITRRRGLGTFINAPAPLIDSGLEQLESLDSLARRMGLVCTTEDLEIREEPATPELASRLGIAAGDKVITVGRTKVTNGVIAAYMYDVLPAWVTDVATLRASFKGSVLDYLLERGVPLSFAWTNIIATRADSSVAAKLHVKPSTVLLLLEEVSYTQENQIVGYSQNYFLPTVFKFHLIRRIAPSR, from the coding sequence ATGCGGTTGAAATATGACTCCCGGCCTCTCTACCTCCAGGCCGAAGAGGCCCTGAATCGGCTCATCCAGGACGGGACCTATCGCGTTGGCGACCGCTTGCCGCCTGAGCCGGAACTGGCGCAGCGCCTGGGCATCTCGCGGGCCACGCTGCGCGAGGCCCTGCGCGCCTTTGAGGACAAAGGACTCATCACCCGCCGCCGCGGCCTGGGCACCTTCATCAACGCGCCTGCCCCCCTCATAGACAGCGGCCTGGAACAGTTGGAAAGCCTGGACTCCCTGGCCCGCCGCATGGGACTCGTCTGCACCACTGAGGACCTGGAAATCCGCGAGGAGCCTGCCACACCGGAACTCGCCTCGCGGCTCGGAATTGCGGCAGGCGACAAGGTCATCACCGTCGGCCGCACCAAGGTAACCAACGGCGTCATCGCTGCCTATATGTACGACGTGCTGCCCGCCTGGGTTACCGACGTCGCCACGCTGAGGGCCTCGTTCAAGGGCTCCGTGCTGGACTACCTCCTGGAGCGTGGGGTTCCCTTGAGTTTCGCCTGGACCAACATCATCGCGACGCGCGCGGATTCCTCTGTCGCCGCCAAACTCCATGTCAAACCGAGCACCGTGTTACTCTTGCTAGAGGAGGTCAGTTACACGCAGGAGAATCAGATCGTCGGCTATTCGCAGAACTACTTCCTGCCCACCGTCTTCAAGTTCCACCTGATTCGCCGTATCGCCCCATCGCGCTAG
- the efp gene encoding elongation factor P: MISVTELRKGVTFEMDGELYRVLDYQHHKPGRGNAVIRTRLRNLRSGATIDRTFQSGDRVQDVRLDHRTVQYLYNDGEFYHFMDVETYEQPILSADVLGDAAKYLVDGLNVELISYESEPIEVELPVTVDMRVTETEAAIKGDTATGATKDAVTETGLVVKVPLFVAEGDVIRVDTRTGEYLTRV, encoded by the coding sequence ATGATTTCGGTAACCGAACTGCGCAAAGGCGTAACCTTTGAGATGGACGGCGAACTGTACAGGGTGCTGGACTATCAGCACCATAAGCCAGGCCGGGGCAATGCGGTCATCCGCACCCGCCTGCGCAACCTGCGCTCCGGCGCGACCATAGACCGCACCTTCCAGTCGGGCGACCGCGTGCAAGACGTGCGGCTGGATCACCGTACCGTGCAGTATCTGTACAACGACGGCGAGTTCTATCACTTCATGGACGTGGAGACCTACGAGCAGCCCATCCTCAGCGCCGACGTGCTGGGCGACGCGGCGAAGTACCTGGTGGATGGCCTGAACGTGGAACTCATCTCCTACGAGAGCGAGCCGATTGAGGTGGAACTGCCGGTAACCGTGGACATGCGGGTTACCGAGACCGAGGCCGCCATCAAGGGCGACACGGCCACCGGCGCGACCAAGGATGCGGTTACGGAGACCGGCCTGGTGGTTAAGGTGCCGCTGTTCGTCGCCGAGGGCGATGTGATCCGCGTGGACACACGGACGGGCGAGTACCTGACCCGCGTGTAG
- a CDS encoding translation initiation factor IF-3: MHVQEEHNISTRSQRVNEEIQARQVRVIDENGEQVGIMSLRDALQLAYDRDLDLVEVAPNADPPVCRILNAGKFFYERTKKEREARKAQKTVDVKEIRLSPKIGDHDVSYKVRDARRFLESGAKVKVRVRFRGREASHPELGVEVLQKVAEMLGDVSTIEQPPQVDGRSLLMVLSPAKKS; encoded by the coding sequence CTGCACGTACAGGAGGAGCACAACATAAGTACCAGGAGCCAACGTGTCAACGAAGAGATCCAGGCCCGCCAGGTGCGCGTCATAGACGAAAACGGCGAGCAGGTCGGCATCATGTCCCTGCGGGACGCCCTACAGTTGGCCTACGACCGCGACCTGGATCTGGTGGAAGTCGCGCCGAATGCGGACCCGCCGGTTTGCCGCATCCTGAACGCCGGCAAGTTCTTCTACGAGCGCACGAAGAAAGAGCGGGAGGCGCGCAAGGCTCAGAAGACGGTGGACGTGAAAGAAATCCGTCTGAGCCCGAAGATCGGCGACCACGATGTCTCGTACAAGGTGCGCGACGCCCGCCGTTTCCTGGAGAGCGGCGCGAAGGTCAAGGTCCGCGTCAGGTTCCGCGGGCGCGAGGCGAGCCATCCCGAGTTGGGCGTGGAGGTGCTCCAGAAAGTCGCAGAAATGCTGGGGGACGTCTCTACCATAGAGCAGCCGCCCCAGGTGGACGGCAGAAGTCTCCTGATGGTGTTGAGTCCGGCCAAGAAGTCCTAG
- the rpmI gene encoding 50S ribosomal protein L35 produces MPKIKTHKATAKRFRYSGSGKLLRTKQMKSHLRRNKSARVKAQFDEMLVVESRGLKRRVARLAPYLKQQ; encoded by the coding sequence GTGCCGAAGATCAAAACGCACAAGGCCACAGCCAAGCGCTTCCGTTACTCCGGGAGCGGCAAACTGCTGCGCACCAAGCAGATGAAGAGCCACCTGCGCCGCAACAAGTCCGCGCGCGTGAAGGCTCAATTTGACGAGATGTTGGTGGTTGAGTCCAGGGGGCTCAAGCGCCGGGTGGCCCGGCTTGCCCCTTACCTCAAACAACAGTAG
- the rplT gene encoding 50S ribosomal protein L20: MPRVKRGVPAHQKHKKVLKLTKGQFGTRSKLFRRANEAMLKSLSYAYRDRRNRKRDMRRLWIVRINAAAREQGLSYSRFIQGLQTAGVELDRKVLADMAVTDPKAFADLVDVARNALA; this comes from the coding sequence TTGCCAAGAGTAAAACGGGGCGTTCCCGCCCATCAGAAACATAAGAAAGTCCTCAAACTCACCAAGGGGCAGTTCGGCACTCGGAGCAAACTGTTCCGCAGGGCCAACGAGGCGATGCTCAAGTCGCTGTCGTATGCGTACCGCGACCGCCGCAACCGCAAGCGCGACATGCGCCGCCTGTGGATCGTGCGCATCAACGCGGCCGCGCGCGAGCAGGGCCTGTCCTACAGCCGCTTCATCCAGGGCCTCCAGACCGCCGGCGTGGAACTGGATCGCAAGGTCCTGGCAGACATGGCCGTAACCGACCCGAAGGCGTTCGCCGACCTGGTTGACGTGGCCCGCAACGCTTTGGCGTAG
- a CDS encoding RNA methyltransferase, giving the protein MITISSTANPQVKYVRSLHRQNVRRREGCFIAEGARLVADALAAHAIVREAFYTKEFAASPLGRPLIPRLQQATDACFAVSPPVMKAMTDTVTPQGVLIVAEMPAWPMPKTPKRIGLLLDEWRDPGNLGTALRTAEAAGADWVVLTPGTVDPFSPKVVRAGMGAHFRLPVFLDPNWGEIHRVLGSTRVYLADAHADLPYDAVDWTRPAVLVVGGEAHGAPYERHFPTKLTPIAIPMMGKTESLNAAVAAAVILMEAMRQRRHGGG; this is encoded by the coding sequence ATGATCACGATTAGCAGCACGGCCAATCCGCAGGTCAAGTACGTGCGCTCCCTGCACCGGCAGAACGTCCGCAGGCGGGAGGGCTGCTTCATCGCGGAGGGGGCGCGGCTGGTGGCCGACGCCTTGGCGGCCCATGCCATCGTCCGCGAGGCGTTCTACACCAAAGAGTTCGCCGCATCTCCGCTGGGGCGCCCGCTGATTCCGCGACTCCAACAGGCCACGGACGCCTGTTTCGCCGTGTCGCCACCGGTCATGAAGGCGATGACCGACACCGTAACTCCGCAGGGCGTTCTCATCGTCGCGGAGATGCCCGCCTGGCCCATGCCCAAGACGCCGAAACGCATCGGCCTCCTGCTGGACGAATGGCGCGACCCGGGCAACCTGGGCACGGCGTTGCGCACGGCGGAAGCCGCCGGCGCCGACTGGGTTGTCCTGACGCCGGGCACGGTGGACCCGTTCTCGCCGAAAGTCGTCCGCGCGGGTATGGGGGCCCACTTTCGCCTGCCCGTTTTCCTGGATCCCAATTGGGGCGAGATACATCGGGTTCTGGGCAGCACTCGGGTGTACCTGGCCGATGCCCACGCCGACCTGCCCTACGACGCGGTGGATTGGACACGCCCGGCGGTGTTGGTGGTCGGCGGCGAGGCTCACGGAGCACCTTACGAACGCCACTTTCCGACAAAGTTGACGCCGATTGCCATCCCCATGATGGGGAAAACCGAATCGCTGAACGCGGCAGTCGCTGCCGCCGTGATCCTCATGGAAGCCATGAGGCAGCGGCGGCACGGGGGAGGATAG
- a CDS encoding DUF711 family protein, producing MEIRSLTCFVDLTYPLQGSQWETIARFASAARRAFADAGYRVQSIRLATQPFPEFAAGVEAFSLADVAVEVEAAAREAGVDYVSLGPAPGVQRAFGWHLAEEIPQAIAATQGVFFGVTIASPTLGMDTEGIRHAASLISQVSRSVAHGFGNLRLAALANCAPWSPFFPVAYHGGGAARFAVATEAADLAVQAFSQAGSPAQAEATLRSLVQTHADRIAETARALAQELEMGFAGIDFSLAPYPVPERSIAKALEALTGDKFGARGTLFAAALATRAVQSAEFPKTGFCGLFLPVLEDAVLAQRSRERTYSLDHLYLFSAVCGAGLDTVPLPGDVSREELEAILLDLAALSTRLSKPLTARLMPIPGKRAGDITEFDFEYFANAAILEVGGTAPRIGR from the coding sequence GTGGAGATTCGGTCGCTTACGTGCTTTGTGGACCTGACGTATCCGCTCCAAGGGTCGCAGTGGGAAACCATCGCGCGGTTCGCGTCGGCAGCGCGGCGCGCCTTCGCCGACGCGGGCTACCGCGTGCAGTCCATCCGCCTGGCGACGCAGCCGTTCCCCGAGTTCGCCGCGGGCGTGGAAGCCTTCTCCCTTGCCGATGTCGCCGTGGAGGTGGAAGCCGCAGCGCGGGAGGCGGGCGTGGACTACGTGTCCCTGGGGCCGGCGCCGGGCGTCCAGCGCGCCTTCGGCTGGCACCTCGCCGAGGAGATTCCGCAGGCCATCGCGGCCACGCAAGGCGTGTTCTTCGGCGTAACCATCGCGTCGCCCACGCTGGGCATGGACACCGAAGGTATACGCCACGCGGCGTCGCTGATCTCACAGGTCAGCAGGAGCGTGGCGCATGGGTTCGGCAACCTGCGGCTGGCGGCCCTGGCCAACTGCGCGCCCTGGTCGCCGTTCTTCCCCGTGGCGTACCATGGCGGCGGGGCGGCCCGCTTTGCCGTCGCCACGGAGGCCGCCGACCTGGCGGTGCAGGCGTTCTCCCAGGCGGGTTCGCCCGCGCAAGCCGAGGCGACCCTGCGATCCCTGGTGCAAACCCACGCCGACCGCATCGCAGAGACCGCCCGCGCGCTGGCGCAGGAACTGGAGATGGGATTCGCCGGCATAGATTTCTCGCTCGCGCCCTATCCCGTCCCAGAGCGCAGCATCGCGAAGGCGCTGGAGGCGCTCACGGGCGACAAGTTTGGCGCGCGCGGGACGCTGTTCGCCGCCGCGCTGGCGACCCGCGCCGTACAGTCCGCCGAGTTCCCCAAGACGGGCTTCTGCGGCCTGTTCCTGCCCGTGCTGGAAGATGCGGTGCTGGCCCAGCGAAGCCGGGAGCGCACCTACTCGCTGGATCACCTGTACCTCTTCTCGGCCGTCTGCGGGGCGGGTCTGGATACCGTGCCCCTGCCCGGCGACGTCAGCCGCGAGGAACTGGAGGCCATCCTGTTGGATCTGGCGGCGCTGTCCACCCGACTGAGCAAGCCACTCACCGCGCGCCTGATGCCGATTCCCGGCAAGCGGGCGGGCGACATCACCGAGTTTGATTTTGAGTATTTCGCAAACGCTGCCATCCTTGAGGTTGGGGGGACCGCCCCACGGATCGGAAGATAG
- a CDS encoding threonylcarbamoyl-AMP synthase: MRILATPENLDEALEQAARILRDGGLVAFPTDTVYGVGALVFMEQAVERLFAAKIRDRAKAIPVLLSGVRDLNRIARHVPPAAWQLAGAFWPGALSLVLEKSALVPDVVTAGGPTVAVRVPDHPLALALIERAGSPLATTSANLSGQPSAVTADEVEASIGDAVDLILDGGPCPGGVASTVLDLTVQPPRIVRPGPIRWEDLAPLLGV, from the coding sequence GTGCGAATTCTGGCAACGCCCGAGAACCTGGACGAGGCCCTGGAGCAAGCGGCCCGCATCCTGCGCGACGGCGGCCTGGTGGCATTTCCCACCGACACGGTGTACGGCGTCGGGGCGCTGGTGTTCATGGAGCAGGCGGTGGAGCGGCTGTTCGCGGCCAAGATTCGCGACCGCGCCAAGGCCATCCCCGTGCTCCTATCCGGTGTGCGCGACCTGAACCGCATCGCCAGGCACGTGCCGCCGGCGGCCTGGCAACTGGCCGGGGCCTTCTGGCCCGGGGCATTGAGCCTGGTCCTGGAGAAATCCGCGCTCGTCCCCGACGTGGTAACGGCAGGCGGCCCGACGGTCGCCGTGCGCGTGCCCGACCATCCGCTGGCCCTGGCGCTGATTGAGCGCGCAGGCTCGCCTCTGGCCACCACCAGCGCGAACCTGTCGGGCCAGCCCAGCGCCGTAACCGCCGACGAGGTGGAGGCATCCATCGGAGACGCCGTAGACCTTATCCTGGACGGAGGCCCCTGCCCGGGCGGAGTCGCCTCCACCGTGCTTGACCTCACCGTGCAGCCGCCGCGCATTGTCCGCCCCGGCCCCATCCGCTGGGAGGACCTGGCTCCGCTCCTCGGCGTCTAG
- the rpiB gene encoding ribose 5-phosphate isomerase B produces the protein MKIAIGADHGGVDLKEVIRQYLESQGYEVQDFGAHSRESTDYPDFARPVAEAVAGGQFDRGILICGTGQGMAMTANKVRGIRAAVCLDTYSARMSREHNNANVLCLGGRVVGPGLAVDIVDIWLQTEFSDAPRHHRRVEKIAEVERDYRR, from the coding sequence ATGAAAATCGCCATTGGAGCCGACCACGGCGGTGTGGACCTGAAGGAGGTCATCCGCCAGTACCTGGAAAGCCAGGGATACGAGGTGCAGGATTTCGGGGCGCATTCCCGCGAGTCCACCGACTATCCGGATTTCGCGCGGCCCGTCGCCGAGGCGGTGGCGGGCGGCCAGTTTGACCGCGGGATTCTCATCTGCGGCACGGGCCAGGGGATGGCCATGACCGCCAACAAAGTCCGCGGCATCCGCGCCGCCGTGTGCCTGGACACCTACTCGGCCCGCATGAGCCGCGAGCACAACAACGCCAACGTCCTCTGCCTGGGCGGGCGCGTCGTAGGGCCGGGGCTGGCCGTGGACATCGTGGACATCTGGCTGCAAACCGAGTTCAGCGACGCGCCTCGGCATCATCGCCGCGTGGAGAAAATCGCCGAGGTGGAGCGCGATTACCGTCGGTGA